A genome region from Pseudorca crassidens isolate mPseCra1 chromosome 20, mPseCra1.hap1, whole genome shotgun sequence includes the following:
- the MED25 gene encoding mediator of RNA polymerase II transcription subunit 25 isoform X5, whose product MVPGSEGPARAGGLVADVVFVIEGTANLGPYFEGLRKHYLLPAIEYFNGGPPAETDFGGDYGGTQYSLVVFNTVDCAPESYVQCHAPTSSAYEFVTWLDGIKFMGGGGESCSLIAEGLSTALQLFDDFRKMREQIGQTHRVCLLICNSPPYLLPAVESTTYSGCTTETLVQKIGERGIYFSIVSPRKLPALRLLFEKAAPPAMLEPLQPPADVSQDPRHMVLVRGLVLPVGGGSAPGPLQPKQPVPLPPAPPSGATLSAAPQQPLPPVPQQYQVPGNLSAAQVAAQNAVEAAKNQKAGLGPRCGHRGPRRGEWPFSGPARGPGPRRAAVSLQQTPGLERGPRVAGEAQTCLRGRQHQADSVTALSGLRESRREPESRAVAPEADHAAHPAAAADHPGPSVPELKDGPVPLHQQGPGLPQRPLPHHGQRLCGLRALPAHGPLRGARAHAPVLVQEEDLHGPHPLRPERLRQRHPAGHHQPQAGPAAEAGAAARDGGTAGTPGAGPHSGGPGKALAEPAPAPPAAAPAAGYRGGLYGHGAAAAPGCCPGAPGRPTRPSRSGPRPAPSRTHPSAPEPRGQPPTAEPPPQPTTAPDWGAPASGLPPPPPATRGPCTAAPTAPGPGAAPAGAPAPAPAAAGPVLACTASPQGSTARSDAAQRGSPGPGPPAGPAAQRHGGRHPHGPHLNPRHPIKFLLTHAPAPVTDIPQDWAGGDGGRHLCPCSRFNRRP is encoded by the exons ATGGTCCCCGGGTCGGAGGGCCCGGCCCGCGCCGGGGGCCTCGTAGCTGACGTGGTGTTTGTAATTGAGGGCACGGCCAACCTGGGGCCCTACTTCGAGGGGCTCCGCAAGCACTACCTGCTCCCGGCCATCGA GTATTTTAATGGTGGTCCTCCTGCCGAGACGGACTTCGGGGGAGAC TATGGGGGGACCCAGTACAGCCTCGTGGTGTTCAACACGGTGGACTGCGCCCCAGAGTCCTACGTACAATGTCACGCTCCCACCAGCAGCGCCTATGAGTTTGTCACCTGGCTCGATGGCATTAA GTTCATGGGCGGGGGTGGCGAGAGCTGCAGCCTCATCGCGGAAGGCCTCAGCACAGCCCTGCAGCTGTTCGATGACTTCAGGAAGATGCGGGAGCAGAT CGGCCAGACACACCGAGTCTGCCTCCTTATCTGTAACTCGCCCCCGTACCTGCTGCCTGCTGTCGAGAGCACCACGTACTCTGGGTGCACGACGGAGACCCTCGTGCAGAAGATAGGGGAG CGAGGAATCTACTTCTCCATCGTGTCTCCCCGGAAGCTGCCTGCCTTGAGGCTTCTGTTCGAGAAGGCAGCTCCCCCGGCCATGCTGGAGCCGCTGCAGCCGCCAGCAGACGTGAGCCAGGACCCGCGGCACATGGTGCTCGTGCGGGGGCTTGTGCTGCCAG TCGGAGGTGGCTcggcccccggccccctgcaGCCGAAGCAGCCTGTGCCCCTGCCTCCAGCACCACCCTCGGGGGCCACGCTCTCAGCAGCCCCCCAGCAGCCTCTGCCCCCTGTCCCCCAGCAGTACCAG GTCCCTGGGAACCTGAGTGCAGCCCAGGTCGCTGCCCAGAACGCAGTGGAGGCCGCCAAGAACCagaaggctgggctgggccctCGCT GCGGGCACCGTGGCCCCAGGAGGGGTGAGTGGCCCTTCTCCGGCCCAGCTCGGGGCCCCGGCCCTCGGCGGGCAGCAGTCAGTCTCCAACAAACTCCTGGCCTGGAGCGGGGTCCTCGAGTGGCAGGAG AAGCCCAAACCTGCCTCCGTGGACGCCAACACCAAGCTGACTCGGTCACTGCCCTGTCAGGTCTACGTGAATCACGGCGAGAACCT GAAAGCAGAGCAGTGGCCCCAGAAGCTGATCATGCAGCTCATCCCGCAGCAGCTGCTG ACCACCCTGGGCCCTCTGTTCCGGAACTCAAGGATGGTCCAGTTCCACTTCACCAACAAGGACCTGGACTCCCTCAAAGGCCTCTACCGCATCATGGGCAACGGCTTT GCGGGCTGCGTGCACTTCCCGCACACGGCCCCCTGCGAGGTGCGCGTGCTCATGCTCCTGTACTCGTCCAAGAAGAAGATCTTCATGGGCCTCATCCCCTACGACCAGAGCGGCTTCGTCAACGGCATCCGGCAGGTCATCACCAACCACAAGCAGGTCCAGCAGCAGAAGCTGGAGCAGCAGCGCGGG ATGGGGGCACAGCAGGCACCCCCGGGGCTGGGCCCCATTCTGGAGGACCAGGCAAGGCCCTCGCAGAACCTG CTCCAGCTCCGCCCGCCGCAGCCCCAGCCGCAGGGTACCGTGGGGGCCTCTACGGCCACGGGGCAGCCGCAGCCCCAGGGTGCTGCCCAGGCGCCCCCGGGCGCCCCACAAGGCCCTCCCGGagcggcccccggcccgcccccTCCCGGACCCATCCTTCGGCCCCAGAACCCCGGGGCCAACCCCCAACTGCGGAGCCTCCTCCTCAACCCACCACCG CCCCAGACTGGGGTGCCCCCGcctcaggcctccctccaccacctccaGCCACCAGGGGCCCCTGCACTGCTGCCCCCACCGCAccagggcctggggcagcccCAGCTGGGGCCCCCGCTCCTGCACCCGCCGCCGCCGGCCCAGTCTTGGCCTGCACAGCTTCCCCCCAGGGCTCCACTGCCAG GTCAGATGCTGCTCAGCGGGGGTCCCCGGGGCCCGGTCCCCCAGCCGGGCCTGCAGCCCAGCGTCATGGAGGACGACATCCTCATGGACCTCATCTGAACCCCCGACACCCAATAAAGTTCCTTTTAACACACGCCCCGGCTCCCGTCACTGACATCCCCCAGGACTgggcaggaggagatggggggAGACACCTCTGTCCTTGTTCTCGCTTCAACAGACGTCCCTGA
- the MED25 gene encoding mediator of RNA polymerase II transcription subunit 25 isoform X6, whose protein sequence is MVPGSEGPARAGGLVADVVFVIEGTANLGPYFEGLRKHYLLPAIEYFNGGPPAETDFGGDYGGTQYSLVVFNTVDCAPESYVQCHAPTSSAYEFVTWLDGIKFMGGGGESCSLIAEGLSTALQLFDDFRKMREQIGQTHRVCLLICNSPPYLLPAVESTTYSGCTTETLVQKIGERGIYFSIVSPRKLPALRLLFEKAAPPAMLEPLQPPADVSQDPRHMVLVRGLVLPVGGGSAPGPLQPKQPVPLPPAPPSGATLSAAPQQPLPPVPQQYQVPGNLSAAQVAAQNAVEAAKNQKAGLGPRFPPISPLQQAAAGAGPPYSQAQAPPLPPGPPGAPKPPPASQPSLVSTVAPGPGLAPPAQPGAPSMAGTVAPGGVSGPSPAQLGAPALGGQQSVSNKLLAWSGVLEWQEKPKPASVDANTKLTRSLPCQVYVNHGENLKAEQWPQKLIMQLIPQQLLTTLGPLFRNSRMVQFHFTNKDLDSLKGLYRIMGNGFAGCVHFPHTAPCEVRVLMLLYSSKKKIFMGLIPYDQSGFVNGIRQVITNHKQVQQQKLEQQRGLQLRPPQPQPQGTVGASTATGQPQPQGAAQAPPGAPQGPPGAAPGPPPPGPILRPQNPGANPQLRSLLLNPPPPQTGVPPPQASLHHLQPPGAPALLPPPHQGLGQPQLGPPLLHPPPPAQSWPAQLPPRAPLPGQMLLSGGPRGPVPQPGLQPSVMEDDILMDLI, encoded by the exons ATGGTCCCCGGGTCGGAGGGCCCGGCCCGCGCCGGGGGCCTCGTAGCTGACGTGGTGTTTGTAATTGAGGGCACGGCCAACCTGGGGCCCTACTTCGAGGGGCTCCGCAAGCACTACCTGCTCCCGGCCATCGA GTATTTTAATGGTGGTCCTCCTGCCGAGACGGACTTCGGGGGAGAC TATGGGGGGACCCAGTACAGCCTCGTGGTGTTCAACACGGTGGACTGCGCCCCAGAGTCCTACGTACAATGTCACGCTCCCACCAGCAGCGCCTATGAGTTTGTCACCTGGCTCGATGGCATTAA GTTCATGGGCGGGGGTGGCGAGAGCTGCAGCCTCATCGCGGAAGGCCTCAGCACAGCCCTGCAGCTGTTCGATGACTTCAGGAAGATGCGGGAGCAGAT CGGCCAGACACACCGAGTCTGCCTCCTTATCTGTAACTCGCCCCCGTACCTGCTGCCTGCTGTCGAGAGCACCACGTACTCTGGGTGCACGACGGAGACCCTCGTGCAGAAGATAGGGGAG CGAGGAATCTACTTCTCCATCGTGTCTCCCCGGAAGCTGCCTGCCTTGAGGCTTCTGTTCGAGAAGGCAGCTCCCCCGGCCATGCTGGAGCCGCTGCAGCCGCCAGCAGACGTGAGCCAGGACCCGCGGCACATGGTGCTCGTGCGGGGGCTTGTGCTGCCAG TCGGAGGTGGCTcggcccccggccccctgcaGCCGAAGCAGCCTGTGCCCCTGCCTCCAGCACCACCCTCGGGGGCCACGCTCTCAGCAGCCCCCCAGCAGCCTCTGCCCCCTGTCCCCCAGCAGTACCAG GTCCCTGGGAACCTGAGTGCAGCCCAGGTCGCTGCCCAGAACGCAGTGGAGGCCGCCAAGAACCagaaggctgggctgggccctCGCT TCCCGCCCATCAGCCCCCTTCAGCAAGCCGCTGCGGGAGCCGGTCCCCCCTacagccaggcccaggcccccCCGCTGCCCCCAGGACCCCCCGGCGCCCCCAAGCCACCTCCTGCTTCCCAGCCCAGCCTGGTCTCCACTGTGGCCCCTGGCCCGGGCCTGGCCCCCCCTGCACAGCCAGGGGCACCGTCCATG GCGGGCACCGTGGCCCCAGGAGGGGTGAGTGGCCCTTCTCCGGCCCAGCTCGGGGCCCCGGCCCTCGGCGGGCAGCAGTCAGTCTCCAACAAACTCCTGGCCTGGAGCGGGGTCCTCGAGTGGCAGGAG AAGCCCAAACCTGCCTCCGTGGACGCCAACACCAAGCTGACTCGGTCACTGCCCTGTCAGGTCTACGTGAATCACGGCGAGAACCT GAAAGCAGAGCAGTGGCCCCAGAAGCTGATCATGCAGCTCATCCCGCAGCAGCTGCTG ACCACCCTGGGCCCTCTGTTCCGGAACTCAAGGATGGTCCAGTTCCACTTCACCAACAAGGACCTGGACTCCCTCAAAGGCCTCTACCGCATCATGGGCAACGGCTTT GCGGGCTGCGTGCACTTCCCGCACACGGCCCCCTGCGAGGTGCGCGTGCTCATGCTCCTGTACTCGTCCAAGAAGAAGATCTTCATGGGCCTCATCCCCTACGACCAGAGCGGCTTCGTCAACGGCATCCGGCAGGTCATCACCAACCACAAGCAGGTCCAGCAGCAGAAGCTGGAGCAGCAGCGCGGG CTCCAGCTCCGCCCGCCGCAGCCCCAGCCGCAGGGTACCGTGGGGGCCTCTACGGCCACGGGGCAGCCGCAGCCCCAGGGTGCTGCCCAGGCGCCCCCGGGCGCCCCACAAGGCCCTCCCGGagcggcccccggcccgcccccTCCCGGACCCATCCTTCGGCCCCAGAACCCCGGGGCCAACCCCCAACTGCGGAGCCTCCTCCTCAACCCACCACCG CCCCAGACTGGGGTGCCCCCGcctcaggcctccctccaccacctccaGCCACCAGGGGCCCCTGCACTGCTGCCCCCACCGCAccagggcctggggcagcccCAGCTGGGGCCCCCGCTCCTGCACCCGCCGCCGCCGGCCCAGTCTTGGCCTGCACAGCTTCCCCCCAGGGCTCCACTGCCAG GTCAGATGCTGCTCAGCGGGGGTCCCCGGGGCCCGGTCCCCCAGCCGGGCCTGCAGCCCAGCGTCATGGAGGACGACATCCTCATGGACCTCATCTGA
- the MED25 gene encoding mediator of RNA polymerase II transcription subunit 25 isoform X4: MVPGSEGPARAGGLVADVVFVIEGTANLGPYFEGLRKHYLLPAIEYFNGGPPAETDFGGDYGGTQYSLVVFNTVDCAPESYVQCHAPTSSAYEFVTWLDGIKFMGGGGESCSLIAEGLSTALQLFDDFRKMREQIGQTHRVCLLICNSPPYLLPAVESTTYSGCTTETLVQKIGERGIYFSIVSPRKLPALRLLFEKAAPPAMLEPLQPPADVSQDPRHMVLVRGLVLPVGGGSAPGPLQPKQPVPLPPAPPSGATLSAAPQQPLPPVPQQYQVPGNLSAAQVAAQNAVEAAKNQKAGLGPRFPPISPLQQAAAGAGPPYSQAQAPPLPPGPPGAPKPPPASQPSLVSTVAPGPGLAPPAQPGAPSMAGTVAPGGVSGPSPAQLGAPALGGQQSVSNKLLAWSGVLEWQEKPKPASVDANTKLTRSLPCQVYVNHGENLKAEQWPQKLIMQLIPQQLLTTLGPLFRNSRMVQFHFTNKDLDSLKGLYRIMGNGFAGCVHFPHTAPCEVRVLMLLYSSKKKIFMGLIPYDQSGFVNGIRQVITNHKQVQQQKLEQQRGMGAQQAPPGLGPILEDQARPSQNLLQLRPPQPQPQGTVGASTATGQPQPQGAAQAPPGAPQGPPGAAPGPPPPGPILRPQNPGANPQLRSLLLNPPPPQTGVPPPQASLHHLQPPGAPALLPPPHQGLGQPQLGPPLLHPPPPAQSWPAQLPPRAPLPGQMLLSGGPRGPVPQPGLQPSVMEDDILMDLI; encoded by the exons ATGGTCCCCGGGTCGGAGGGCCCGGCCCGCGCCGGGGGCCTCGTAGCTGACGTGGTGTTTGTAATTGAGGGCACGGCCAACCTGGGGCCCTACTTCGAGGGGCTCCGCAAGCACTACCTGCTCCCGGCCATCGA GTATTTTAATGGTGGTCCTCCTGCCGAGACGGACTTCGGGGGAGAC TATGGGGGGACCCAGTACAGCCTCGTGGTGTTCAACACGGTGGACTGCGCCCCAGAGTCCTACGTACAATGTCACGCTCCCACCAGCAGCGCCTATGAGTTTGTCACCTGGCTCGATGGCATTAA GTTCATGGGCGGGGGTGGCGAGAGCTGCAGCCTCATCGCGGAAGGCCTCAGCACAGCCCTGCAGCTGTTCGATGACTTCAGGAAGATGCGGGAGCAGAT CGGCCAGACACACCGAGTCTGCCTCCTTATCTGTAACTCGCCCCCGTACCTGCTGCCTGCTGTCGAGAGCACCACGTACTCTGGGTGCACGACGGAGACCCTCGTGCAGAAGATAGGGGAG CGAGGAATCTACTTCTCCATCGTGTCTCCCCGGAAGCTGCCTGCCTTGAGGCTTCTGTTCGAGAAGGCAGCTCCCCCGGCCATGCTGGAGCCGCTGCAGCCGCCAGCAGACGTGAGCCAGGACCCGCGGCACATGGTGCTCGTGCGGGGGCTTGTGCTGCCAG TCGGAGGTGGCTcggcccccggccccctgcaGCCGAAGCAGCCTGTGCCCCTGCCTCCAGCACCACCCTCGGGGGCCACGCTCTCAGCAGCCCCCCAGCAGCCTCTGCCCCCTGTCCCCCAGCAGTACCAG GTCCCTGGGAACCTGAGTGCAGCCCAGGTCGCTGCCCAGAACGCAGTGGAGGCCGCCAAGAACCagaaggctgggctgggccctCGCT TCCCGCCCATCAGCCCCCTTCAGCAAGCCGCTGCGGGAGCCGGTCCCCCCTacagccaggcccaggcccccCCGCTGCCCCCAGGACCCCCCGGCGCCCCCAAGCCACCTCCTGCTTCCCAGCCCAGCCTGGTCTCCACTGTGGCCCCTGGCCCGGGCCTGGCCCCCCCTGCACAGCCAGGGGCACCGTCCATG GCGGGCACCGTGGCCCCAGGAGGGGTGAGTGGCCCTTCTCCGGCCCAGCTCGGGGCCCCGGCCCTCGGCGGGCAGCAGTCAGTCTCCAACAAACTCCTGGCCTGGAGCGGGGTCCTCGAGTGGCAGGAG AAGCCCAAACCTGCCTCCGTGGACGCCAACACCAAGCTGACTCGGTCACTGCCCTGTCAGGTCTACGTGAATCACGGCGAGAACCT GAAAGCAGAGCAGTGGCCCCAGAAGCTGATCATGCAGCTCATCCCGCAGCAGCTGCTG ACCACCCTGGGCCCTCTGTTCCGGAACTCAAGGATGGTCCAGTTCCACTTCACCAACAAGGACCTGGACTCCCTCAAAGGCCTCTACCGCATCATGGGCAACGGCTTT GCGGGCTGCGTGCACTTCCCGCACACGGCCCCCTGCGAGGTGCGCGTGCTCATGCTCCTGTACTCGTCCAAGAAGAAGATCTTCATGGGCCTCATCCCCTACGACCAGAGCGGCTTCGTCAACGGCATCCGGCAGGTCATCACCAACCACAAGCAGGTCCAGCAGCAGAAGCTGGAGCAGCAGCGCGGG ATGGGGGCACAGCAGGCACCCCCGGGGCTGGGCCCCATTCTGGAGGACCAGGCAAGGCCCTCGCAGAACCTG CTCCAGCTCCGCCCGCCGCAGCCCCAGCCGCAGGGTACCGTGGGGGCCTCTACGGCCACGGGGCAGCCGCAGCCCCAGGGTGCTGCCCAGGCGCCCCCGGGCGCCCCACAAGGCCCTCCCGGagcggcccccggcccgcccccTCCCGGACCCATCCTTCGGCCCCAGAACCCCGGGGCCAACCCCCAACTGCGGAGCCTCCTCCTCAACCCACCACCG CCCCAGACTGGGGTGCCCCCGcctcaggcctccctccaccacctccaGCCACCAGGGGCCCCTGCACTGCTGCCCCCACCGCAccagggcctggggcagcccCAGCTGGGGCCCCCGCTCCTGCACCCGCCGCCGCCGGCCCAGTCTTGGCCTGCACAGCTTCCCCCCAGGGCTCCACTGCCAG GTCAGATGCTGCTCAGCGGGGGTCCCCGGGGCCCGGTCCCCCAGCCGGGCCTGCAGCCCAGCGTCATGGAGGACGACATCCTCATGGACCTCATCTGA